One Balaenoptera musculus isolate JJ_BM4_2016_0621 chromosome 13, mBalMus1.pri.v3, whole genome shotgun sequence genomic region harbors:
- the MCFD2 gene encoding multiple coagulation factor deficiency protein 2 yields the protein MRSLQLLRTPFLCALLWAFCALGARAEEPGASFSHPGSVGLDKSTVHDQEHIMEHLEGVVNKPEAEMSPQELQLHYFKMHDYDGNNLLDGLELSTAITHVHKEEGNEQTPMNEDELINLIDGVLRDDDKNNDGYIDYAEFAKSLQ from the exons ATGAGATCTCTGCAGCTGCTCAGAACCCCCTTCCTGTGCGCCCTGCTCTGGGCCTTTTGTGCCCTGGGTGCCAGGGCCGAGGAGCCCGGGGCCAGCTTCTCCCATCCTGGCAGCGTGGGCCTGGATAAGAGCACAGTGCATGACCAAGA GCATATCATGGAGCATCTAGAAGGTGTCGTCAACAAACCAGAGGCAGAGATGTCCCCACAAGAACTGCAGCTCCATTATTTCAAAATGCATGATTATGACGGCAATAATTTGCTTGACGGCCTAGAACTCTCCACAGCCATCACTCATGTCCATAAGGAG GAAGGGAATGAACAGACGCCAATGAACGAAGATGAACTGATCAACTTAATAGATGGTGTTTTGAGAGACGATGACAAGAACAATGACGGATACATTGACTATGCCGAGTTCGCAAAATCACTGCAGTAG